One Delphinus delphis chromosome 3, mDelDel1.2, whole genome shotgun sequence genomic region harbors:
- the IL12B gene encoding interleukin-12 subunit beta yields the protein MYPQQLVVSWFSLVLLASPIMSIWELEKNVYVVELDWYPDAPGEMVVLTCDTPEEDGITWTSDQSDEVLGSGKTLTIQIKEFGDAGQYTCHKGGEVLSHSLLLLHKKEDGIWSTDILKDQKEPKNKSFIKCEAKNYSGHFTCWWLTAISTDLKFSVQSSTGSSDPRGVTCGAATLSAERVRVDHREYKKYTVGCQEGSACPAAEESLPIEVVVEAVHKLKYENYTSSFFIRDIIKPDPPKNLQLKPLKNSQHVEVSWEYPDTWSTPHSYFSLTFCVQVQGKNKRERKDKLFTDKTSAKVTCHKNANIRVQARDRYYSSYWSEWASVSCS from the exons TTTACGTTGTAGAATTGGATTGGTATCCTGACGCCCCTGGAGAAATGGTGGTTCTCACCTGTGATACCCCTGAAGAAGATGGCATCACCTGGACCTCAGACCAGAGCGATGAGGTCTTGGGTTCTGGCAAAACCTTGACCATCCAAATCAAAGAGTTTGGAGATGCTGGGCAGTACACCTGTCACAAAGGAGGCGAGGTTCTGAGCCATTCGCTCCTGCTGCTTCACAAAAAAGAAGACGGAATCTGGTCCACTGATATCTTAAAGGACCAGAAAG AGCCCAAAAATAAGAGCTTTATAAAATGTGAGGCAAAGAATTATTCCGGACATTTCACCTGCTGGTGGCTGACAGCAATCAGTACTGATTTGAAATTCAGTGTCCAAAGCAGCACAGG CTCCTCTGACCCCCGAGGGGTGACGTGTGGAGCAGCGACGCTCTCAGCAGAGAGGGTCAGAGTGGACCACAGGGAGTATAAGAAGTACACAGTGGGGTGTCAGGAGGGCAGCGCCTGCCCAGCCGCCGAGGAGAGCCTGCCCATTGAGGTCGTGGTGGAAGCTGTTCATAAGCTCAAGTATGAAAACTACACCAGCAGCTTCTTCATCAGGGACATCA TCAAACCAGACCCACCCAAGAACCTGCAGCTGAAGCCATTAAAGAATTCCCAGCATGTGGAGGTCAGCTGGGAGTACCCTGACACCTGGAGCACCCCACATTCCTACTTCTCCCTGACATTTTGTGTTCAGGTCCAGGGCAAGAACAAGAGAGAAAGG AAAGATAAACTCTTCACGGACAAAACCTCAGCCAAGGTCACGTGCCACAAAAATGCCAACATCCGCGTGCAAGCCCGGGACCGCTACTACAGCTCATACTGGAGCGAATGGGCATCTGTATCCTGCAGTTAG